The genomic window CGCTCAGGACCCGCCGGCCGCGCTCGGAGCCGGCGTGCTTGGCGGCCGACCCGGCGCGGGCGCTGTCGACTGTCGCGCCGGGACGGTACTTTCCGGTGAGGAATCCGGACGCGAGCGCGAAGTACGGGACGGCCGCGAGGCCCTCGCGCGCGGCCAGGTCCTGCAGCGGGCCCTCGTAGGTGTCCCGGGAGACCAGGTTGTAGTGCGGCTGGAGCGCCACGTAACGGGCCAGGCCCTCGCGGTCGGAGAAGTCCAGCGACGCCTGGAGCCGCTCGGGGGTGATGTTGGACGCCGCGATGTGCCTGACCTTGCCGGCCTTCACCAGCTCGTCGAGGGCGCCGACGATCTCCTCGACCGGCACCTCGGTCTTGTCGAAGTGGGTGAAGTACAGGTCGATGTAGTCGGTGTCCAGACGGCGCAGGGAGGCGTCGGCGGCGGCCTTGATGTTGGCCGCGGACAGGCCGGGGAAGTCCGGGTGCTGACTGACCTTGGTCGCGATGACGATGTCGGACCGGTTGCCGCGGGCCTTGGCCCACTTGCCGATGATGGTCTCCGACTCGCCGCCCGCGTTGCCGTCTATCCAGGCGGAGTAGGAGTCCGCGGTGTCCACGAAGTTCCCGCCGGCCGCCGCGTAGGCGTCCAGGACGGCGAAGGAGGCGGCCTCGTCGGCGGTCCAGCCGAAGACGTTGCCGCCGAGGGCGAGCGGGAAGACCTTGAGGTCGGAGGAGCCGAGTGTGCGCAGGGATGTCATGAACTCCCTCAGCGCCGGGGGTGGATCATGTATTCCGCCGACCGTCCCGTGGCGCGCTCAGTGGACGGACAGCCCGCCGTCGACGAAGATCGCCTGCCCGGTGACGTAGCCGGACGACGGGCCGGCCAGGAAGACCGCGGCGCCGGCGAAGTCCGCTGCCAGGCCGTTGCGTCCGGTCAGCGTGCGGGCGGCCAGCGCCGCCACCCTCTCCGGGTCGGCGCACAGCCTGGCGTTGAGCGGGGTCATGACGAAGCCGGGCACCAGCGTGTTGCAGGTGACACCGTGCGGTGACCACGCCTCGGCCTGCGAGCGGGCCAGCGACTCCAGCGCGCCCTTGGAGACCCCGTAGGCGCCGCTCTGGACGAACGCGCGGTGCGCCTGCTGGGAGGTGATGTGGATGATCCGGCCGAAGCCCCGCTCGGCCATGCCGGGCCCGAACCGCTGACCCAGCAGGAAGGGCGCCTCCAGATTCACCGCCATGGTGGCGTCCCACACGTCGTCGTCCAGCTCGTCCATCGGCGGCCGCAGGTTGATTCCGGCGCTGTTGACGAGGATGTCGGGCTCCCCGAAGACCCCGGCCGCCTGCTCGGCGGCCGCGCGCACCCCGGCGCGGGTGCCCAGATCCGCGCTCACCCAGGCCGCCCGGCCGCCGGCCGCCGTCAACTCGTCCACCGCCGCGACCAGTTCCGGCTTCCTGCGTGCCACGATCACCACGCTCGCCCCCGCCCGCGCGAGAGCTTCCGCGACGGCTCGGCCGATGCCGGAACTGCCGCCGGTCACCACGGCGACGCGGCCGTCCAGCGAGAACAGGTCGGAGAGATAACGCTGCGAGGTCATCCCCGCAGCCTAGACAGCGCCGCCAGGGGCGGCCGCGGCGATCTCACCCCTGAGCGAGACGGCGACGGCGCCGGCGGAAGAGTTCGATCAGGAAGACGTTGGCGAGCGCCGCGGCGACCAGCAGGACGGCGTTCAGCGTGGCGCTCCCGGCGCTGAGCCAGGCCGCGTCACTGCCGTCGCCGCGCGTGACCGGCATCCACAGGCCGCCCACCGCCTTGAGCAACGCGTAGCCGCCGTAGATGCCCACGACCGCCAGGATGGCGCAGGGCAGGGTCAGGAGGATCGCCACGCCGTAGGGCAGGCCCGTGCCACGGACGCCGCCGAGCACCGCCAGGCAGCCCACGGCGGTGACGTACAGGCCCTCCGTGCCGCGAAGTCCCCATAGCCGGTTCATTGCGGGCCCCCCTCTGCGACGAACTCGCGTTCGCCTGCAGAGTATCGCGAGGGCGGCCGGCGGGATGCCGCCTCACCGCTGCGGAGGGGGACACGGGCGGTCTAACGTTCGGGCATGCGTATCGTCTCCCTGCTTCCCGCGGCGACCGACATCGTCGCCGAACTCGGCCTCGGCGACCGCCTCGTCGGACGTACCCACGAGTGCGACTGGCCGCCCGAGGTGGTCGCGCGGGTGCCGGTGGTGACGGCCGCGGAGTTCGACCCGGACGCGCTGAGCAGCCGCGAGATCTCGCAGGCGGTGGGCGGCGCGGCCCACCAGGGGTCCTCCCTCTACACCCTGGACGCCGGCCTGCTCGGCGAGTTGGCGCCCGACGTGGTGCTGACGCAGGACCTGTGCCAGGTCTGTGCCGTCTCCTACGGGGCGGCGGCCGACTCGGTACGGGTGCTCGACGGCGACGGGCCCCGGGTGCTCAGCCTGGAACCGCGGACGCTGGCCGACGTGCTGGCCTGCGTGGAGCAGGTCGGCGACGTGCTGGGCGTGCCGCAGGTCGCGGTCCACCGGGTGGCCGAACTGCACAGGCGCCTCGCCGCCGTGCGGGCCCAGGTGTCGGGCCGGCCGCGGCCGCGGGTGGCCGCGATCGAGTGGCTCGACCCGCTGTGGCCGGCCGGGCACTGGGTGCCCGAGCAGATCCGCTGCGCCGGCGGCGAGCCCCTGCTGGCCGAGCCGGGTGAGCACACCGGCTCCATGGACTGGGCGTCGCTGATCGAGGCCGCGCCGGAGGTGATCGTGCTGATGCCGTGCGGCTTCCCGCCCGAGCGCACTCTGAAGGAGGCCGGCCTGCTGGCGGACCATCCGGCCTGGGACGACCTGCCGGCCGTCCGGGCCGGGCAGGTGTGGGTGCTGGACGGCCCGGCCTACTTCAACAGGCCGGGACCACGGGTGGTGCGGGGCGCCGAGGTCCTGGCGCACGTCCTGCACGGGATCACCGCAGGCGCGCCGGTCTCCGATACGGAGGCGCACCGGCTGCTGTGACGCGGGCCGCGCGCACCGGGCTGCGGTGACCCGGTACGGCGGCCCGGGCCCGCCTCACCGCGGTGGCGGTGTCCCGCCGCCGTCGAAGGCGTTCAGCAGGCTCTCCGCGGCCACCGCCGCCGTCATGGTCCCGGTACGTACCTGTTCCTCGAGGGCCGGCGCGAGCGCGCGGACGGCCGGATGGCCGTGCAGCCGGCCAAGCACCTCGTCACGGACCATCGCCCACGCCCAGTCGACCTGCTGGTCGCGCCGCTTGGCCGCCAACCGGCCCGCGGCCTCCAGTACTCCCCGGTGCTGCTCCAGGCGTTCCCATACCGCGTCCAGCCCGGTGGACTCGCGGGCGCTGCAACTGAGCACCGGCGGCGTCCAGGACGCGTCGGCGGGGTGCATCAGCCGCAGCGCCCCCGCCAGTTCGCGGGCGGCCCCGCGCGCGTCCCGCTCGTGCGGGCCGTCGGCCTTGTTGACCGCGATCACGTCGGCCAGCTCCAGCACGCCCTTCTTGATCCCCTGGAGCTGGTCGCCGGTCCTGGCGAGGGTGAGCAGCAGGAAGGAGTCCACCATCCTGGCCACCGCGGTCTCCGACTGCCCGACACCCACCGTCTCCACCAGCACCACGTCGTAGCCCGCGGCCTCCATGACGACCATGGACTCCCGGGTCGCCTTCGCCACGCCGCCCAGCGTGCCGGCGCTCGGCGACGGGCGGACGAAGGCCGCCGGGTCCACGGCGAGCCGTTCCATCCGGGTCTTGTCGCCCAGGATGGAGCCGCCGGTCCTGCTCGACGACGGGTCCACCGCCAGCACCGCGACGCGGTGCCCGAGGCCGGTGAGCATCGTGCCGAAGGCGTCGATGAAGGTGGACTTGCCCACGCCGGGCACCCCGCTGATGCCGATCCGCCGCGCCCCGCCGCTGTGCGGCAGCAACTCGGTCAGCACCTGCTGTGCCTGAGCGCGGTGGTCGGCGCGGGTGGACTCCACCAGGGTGATCGCCCGCGCGACCAGGGCCCGCCGGCCGTCCAGCACGCCCTTCACGTAGTCGCCGACATCCTTGGGCATGCCGCGGCTACAGCTCCCCGTGGCCGAGGGCCGCACCGAGCCGGGTCACCAGGTCGTGCGCCGCGTCCGGGATCACGGTGCCCGGCGGGAAGACGGCCGCGGCGCCCGCTTCGTGCAGCGCGGGAATGTCCTGCGGCGGGATGACACCGCCCACCACGATCATGATGTCCTCGCGGCCCTCCGCTGCCAGCTCCTCGCGCAGCGCGGGCACCAGCGTGAGATGCCCGGCGGCCAGCGACGAGACACCGACGATGTGCACGTCGGCCTCGACCGCCTGCCTGGCCACCTCCGCGGGCGTCTGGAACAGCGGGCCGACGTCCACGTCGAATCCGAGGTCGGCGAACGCCGTGGCGATCACCTTCTGACCGCGGTCGTGCCCGTCCTGCCCCATCTTGGCCACCAGGATGCGCGGCCGGCGCCCCTCCGCCTCCTCGAACCGTTCGACCAGCGCGCGGGTGCCGTCCACGGCCGTCGACCGGCCGGCCTCGTTGCGGTACACACCCGTGATGGTACGGATCTGGCCCGCGTGCCGTCCGTAGACCTGCTCCACGGCGTCGGAGATCTCGCCGACCGTGGCCTTCGCGCGCGCGGCGTCCACCGCGAGCGCGAGCAGATTGCCGTCGAGACCGGTCCCGGGCTCGCGCCCGGCCGCCTCGGTCAGCGCCCGCAACGCCCCCTGGCAGGCGCTCTCGTCCCGCTCGTCGCGCAGCCGCCTCAGCTTCGCGATCTGCTGGGTACGCACCGAGGAGTTGTCGACCTTGAGCACGTCGATCTTCTCGTCCGTCTGCACCTGGTATTTGTTGATGCCGATCACCGGCTGCCGGCCCGAGTCGATCCACGCCTGGGTGCGCGCGGCGGCCTCCTCCACCCGCAGCTTCGGGATGCCCGCGTCGATGGCCTGCGCCATGCCGCCGGCCGCCTCGACCTCCTGGATGTGCTGCCAGGCCCGCCGCGCCAGGTCGTGCGTCAGCCGCTCGACGTAGGCGCTGCCGCCCCACGGGTCGACCACCCGGCAGGTGCCCGACTCCTGCTGGAGCAGCAGCTGGGTGTTGCGGGCGATGCGCGCCGAGAAGTCGGTGGGCAGGGCGAGCGCCTCGTCGAGCGCGTTGGTGTGCAGGGACTGCGTGTGGCCCTGGGTCGCCGCCATCGCCTCCACGCAGGTCCGGGTGACGTTGTTGAAGACGTCCTGCGCGGTCAGCGACCAGCCGGAGGTCTGCGAATGGGTGCGCAGCGACAGTGACTTGGGGTTCTTCGGGTCGAACTGCCGTACCAGCCTCGCCCACAGCAGCCGGGCCGCCCGCAGCTTGGCGACCTCCATGAAGAAGTTCATCCCGATGCCCCAGAAGAAGGACAGCCGGGGGGCGAAGGCGTCCACGTCGAGTCCCGCGCCCTGCCCGGCCCGCAGGTACTCCACACCGTCGGCAAGGGTGTACGCCAGCTCCAGGTCTGCCGTCGCCCCGGCCTCCTGGATGTGGTAGCCCGAGATGGAGATGGAGTTGTAGCGCGGCATCTTGTGCGAGGTGAAGGCGAAGATGTCGGAGATGATCCGCATCGAGGGCCGCGGCGGGTAGATGTAGGTGTTGCGGACCATGAACTCCTTGAGGATGTCGTTCTGGATGGTGCCCGCGAGCTTCTCCGGCGGCACCCCCTGCTCCTCGGCGGCCACGATGTAGAGGGCGAGCACCGGCAGCACCGCGCCGTTCATGGTCATCGACACCGTCATGCGGTCCAGCGGGATGCCGTCGAAGAGCTGGCGCATGTCGTAGATCGAGTCGATGGCGACGCCCGCCATGCCGACGTCACCGGTCACCCGCGGGTGGTCGCTGTCGTAGCCGCGGTGCGTGGGCAGGTCGAAGGCGACCGACAGGCCCTTCTGGCCCGCGGCCAGATTGCGCCGGTAGAAGGCGTTGGACTCCTCGGCGGTGGAGAATCCCGCGTACTGCCGGATCGTCCAGGGCTGGTTGACGTACATCGTCGGGTAGGGACCGCGCACGAAGGGCGCGATGCCCGGGTAGGTGCCGAGCGAGTCCAGGCCCTCCAGGTCGCGCCCGGTGTACAGCGGCTTGACCCCGATGCCCTCCGGGGTCTCCCACACCAGGTCGGCCTCGCTGCTGCCGGTGGTCTCCTTCACGGCGGAGCGCCACTGGTCCTCGGCCACCTCCACCGGGGTGCCGGGACCGAGGGGGATCCGGGAGAAGTCCGGGATCTGCATCACGCCGCCACTCCCGCGCGGTCGAGGACGGTGGACAGGACGGCGACGGCGTCGCAGCCCAGGAACACGAACGTGTCGATGCCCGGCAGGCTGCCGGGCCGTCCGGCCAGGCAGACCCAGCTCGCCCCGGCCGAGCGCAGCGCTCCGACCACCGCCTCGGCCTGCTCCGCGTAGAGCGCGTCGCTCGAGCACAGGCAGGCGACGTCGGCGCCGCTCGCGGCGAAGGCCGAGGCGACGGTCTCCGCATCCACCGTCACCGGGTCGTGCACCGGCTCGACCCCGCCCGCCTGGAAGAGATTCGAGGCGAAGGAGACGCGTGCGGTGTGCGCCGAGGCAGGTCCGAGCGCGGCGAGGAAGACCTTCGGGCGGACACCGGTGGTGGCCAGGTGGGCGTCGGACCGGGCCCGCAGCGCTTCGTACGCCTCGTCGCGCCGCACCTGCGGCAGGCCGCCGCCCGCGGCGCGGGCCGGAGCGGGCTCCCGGCGGACCGGGCGCTCGGCGAGCTGCGGGAACTCGCTGACCCCGGTGACCGGTTCGCGGCGGGTGGCCAGCTCGCGCGTGCGCGCCTGCCAGGTGGCGGCGATCCGCTCGCCGACCAGGCCCGAGCCGAGCGCCTTCTCCTGGCCGCCTGCCGCCTCCAGCTCCTGGAAGAACGCCCAGCCGGCGCGGGCGAGTTCCTCGGTCAGCCGCTCCACGTACCAGGAGCCGCCCGCCGGGTCCGCGACGCGCCCCAGGTGCGACTCCTCCAGCAGGATCGCGGAGGTGTTGCGGGCGATCCTGCGCGCGAAGGCGTCCGGCAGTCCCAGCGCCTCGTCGAAGGGCAGCACCGTCAGCGCGTCGGCGCCGCCCACCCCGGCGGCCAGGCCTGCGAGGGTGGTGCGCAGCATGTTCACGTACGGGTCGCGGCGCGTCATCATCACCGTCGAGGTGACGGCGTGCTGGCGCTGCCCGCCCGCCGACGGGACCCCGGTGACCTCGGCGACCCGCGACCACAGGCGGCGGGCGGCCCGCAGCGTGGCGATGGTGAGGAACTGGTCGGCGGTGGCGGCGTAACGGAACTCCAGCTGTCCCAGCGCCGCTTCGACGTCCAGACCGGCGGACGTCAGGACGCGCAGGTAGGCGACCCCGGTGGCGAGCGAGGCGCCGAGCTCCTGGGCCGCCGACGCCCCGGCCTGGTGATACGGCAGCGCGTCCACGGTCAGGGCGCGCAGCCCCGGGTACTGCTCGCGGGCCAGGCCGGCCAGCGCGACGGCGTCGTCGTAGGAGGGGACCGTGCCGGTCCTGGCCGCGTACGCCAGCGGGTCCGCGCCGAGGTTGCCGCGGGCCTGCCCGGGCTCCACGCCCCGGTCC from Streptomyces sp. NBC_01198 includes these protein-coding regions:
- a CDS encoding aldo/keto reductase, which encodes MTSLRTLGSSDLKVFPLALGGNVFGWTADEAASFAVLDAYAAAGGNFVDTADSYSAWIDGNAGGESETIIGKWAKARGNRSDIVIATKVSQHPDFPGLSAANIKAAADASLRRLDTDYIDLYFTHFDKTEVPVEEIVGALDELVKAGKVRHIAASNITPERLQASLDFSDREGLARYVALQPHYNLVSRDTYEGPLQDLAAREGLAAVPYFALASGFLTGKYRPGATVDSARAGSAAKHAGSERGRRVLSALDEIAAAHEVQVATVALAWLAARPTVTAPIASARIADQLPALLGVADLTLTQQELDQLTQASA
- a CDS encoding SDR family NAD(P)-dependent oxidoreductase, with amino-acid sequence MTSQRYLSDLFSLDGRVAVVTGGSSGIGRAVAEALARAGASVVIVARRKPELVAAVDELTAAGGRAAWVSADLGTRAGVRAAAEQAAGVFGEPDILVNSAGINLRPPMDELDDDVWDATMAVNLEAPFLLGQRFGPGMAERGFGRIIHITSQQAHRAFVQSGAYGVSKGALESLARSQAEAWSPHGVTCNTLVPGFVMTPLNARLCADPERVAALAARTLTGRNGLAADFAGAAVFLAGPSSGYVTGQAIFVDGGLSVH
- a CDS encoding cobalamin-binding protein, coding for MRIVSLLPAATDIVAELGLGDRLVGRTHECDWPPEVVARVPVVTAAEFDPDALSSREISQAVGGAAHQGSSLYTLDAGLLGELAPDVVLTQDLCQVCAVSYGAAADSVRVLDGDGPRVLSLEPRTLADVLACVEQVGDVLGVPQVAVHRVAELHRRLAAVRAQVSGRPRPRVAAIEWLDPLWPAGHWVPEQIRCAGGEPLLAEPGEHTGSMDWASLIEAAPEVIVLMPCGFPPERTLKEAGLLADHPAWDDLPAVRAGQVWVLDGPAYFNRPGPRVVRGAEVLAHVLHGITAGAPVSDTEAHRLL
- the meaB gene encoding methylmalonyl Co-A mutase-associated GTPase MeaB; its protein translation is MPKDVGDYVKGVLDGRRALVARAITLVESTRADHRAQAQQVLTELLPHSGGARRIGISGVPGVGKSTFIDAFGTMLTGLGHRVAVLAVDPSSSRTGGSILGDKTRMERLAVDPAAFVRPSPSAGTLGGVAKATRESMVVMEAAGYDVVLVETVGVGQSETAVARMVDSFLLLTLARTGDQLQGIKKGVLELADVIAVNKADGPHERDARGAARELAGALRLMHPADASWTPPVLSCSARESTGLDAVWERLEQHRGVLEAAGRLAAKRRDQQVDWAWAMVRDEVLGRLHGHPAVRALAPALEEQVRTGTMTAAVAAESLLNAFDGGGTPPPR
- the scpA gene encoding methylmalonyl-CoA mutase, translating into MQIPDFSRIPLGPGTPVEVAEDQWRSAVKETTGSSEADLVWETPEGIGVKPLYTGRDLEGLDSLGTYPGIAPFVRGPYPTMYVNQPWTIRQYAGFSTAEESNAFYRRNLAAGQKGLSVAFDLPTHRGYDSDHPRVTGDVGMAGVAIDSIYDMRQLFDGIPLDRMTVSMTMNGAVLPVLALYIVAAEEQGVPPEKLAGTIQNDILKEFMVRNTYIYPPRPSMRIISDIFAFTSHKMPRYNSISISGYHIQEAGATADLELAYTLADGVEYLRAGQGAGLDVDAFAPRLSFFWGIGMNFFMEVAKLRAARLLWARLVRQFDPKNPKSLSLRTHSQTSGWSLTAQDVFNNVTRTCVEAMAATQGHTQSLHTNALDEALALPTDFSARIARNTQLLLQQESGTCRVVDPWGGSAYVERLTHDLARRAWQHIQEVEAAGGMAQAIDAGIPKLRVEEAAARTQAWIDSGRQPVIGINKYQVQTDEKIDVLKVDNSSVRTQQIAKLRRLRDERDESACQGALRALTEAAGREPGTGLDGNLLALAVDAARAKATVGEISDAVEQVYGRHAGQIRTITGVYRNEAGRSTAVDGTRALVERFEEAEGRRPRILVAKMGQDGHDRGQKVIATAFADLGFDVDVGPLFQTPAEVARQAVEADVHIVGVSSLAAGHLTLVPALREELAAEGREDIMIVVGGVIPPQDIPALHEAGAAAVFPPGTVIPDAAHDLVTRLGAALGHGEL
- a CDS encoding methylmalonyl-CoA mutase family protein, which codes for MTVLPDDRISPAAEFPGATREQWQQLVAGVLRKSGKEVSGPEAEQALSTTVDGGLLVRPLYTAEDGAPDLGLPGFPPYVRGSRLLGGWDVRQRHLLPDPARTNEAVLADLEGGVSSLWLAVGGAGLPVADLGRALEGVYLDLVPVVLDAGPDTGAAARELLRLYGDRGVEPGQARGNLGADPLAYAARTGTVPSYDDAVALAGLAREQYPGLRALTVDALPYHQAGASAAQELGASLATGVAYLRVLTSAGLDVEAALGQLEFRYAATADQFLTIATLRAARRLWSRVAEVTGVPSAGGQRQHAVTSTVMMTRRDPYVNMLRTTLAGLAAGVGGADALTVLPFDEALGLPDAFARRIARNTSAILLEESHLGRVADPAGGSWYVERLTEELARAGWAFFQELEAAGGQEKALGSGLVGERIAATWQARTRELATRREPVTGVSEFPQLAERPVRREPAPARAAGGGLPQVRRDEAYEALRARSDAHLATTGVRPKVFLAALGPASAHTARVSFASNLFQAGGVEPVHDPVTVDAETVASAFAASGADVACLCSSDALYAEQAEAVVGALRSAGASWVCLAGRPGSLPGIDTFVFLGCDAVAVLSTVLDRAGVAA